GTGAACGGCTCGCCGCTCTGGCACTGAGCAACACCTACGGACAAGGTACCGTTTCCCAAGGGCCGCAATTCGAGTCAGCCGTGCTGGAGGGCAACTCCATTCGCGTCAAGTTCAGCCATACGGGCGACGGTCTGGTCGCCTACCCCCTCGCGGCGACCTACCCCGTCCGCACCCTGAAAAACGAATCCCTGCCGCTCATCCTCAACAGCCCCGGCAGCGAGCTGGAGGGCTTCGCCGTGTGCGGTGCCGACGGCCAATGGAGCTGGGCACAGGCCCGGATCGATGGTGACTCCGTCGTCGTCTGGTCCGACACGGTGGAAGCTCCACAGCACGTTCGCTACTCCTGGGCCGACAACCCTTCGGGCAATCTCTACAACGCGGAGGGCTTCCCCGCCATCGCCTTTCGCACCGATACCCAGGGCAGAATCAGCGAAGAAACTCGTTACGGTTTCGACGGCCAGCGTTAGACTGCACGGGAACAACACATCTGTTCGGTCACCAGCAGTATGCGCCCCTCCTCCAACACTACAAAGAACTCAGCAGTGGCAGCGACGGAGGTGGAGACTCCATTCCTTTCGAGATAGACAGTCATATAACGGAGAAGGATACCGGAAAGATCGATGCAAGCCGCACATTCCGCGACTACCTGAGCGATTATCAAGTTCGGGCCAAGAACCGTGAGATTGACGAGCTGGTGAATGTTCTGGCCCTGGACAAAGCAAAACTTTCCGCCCCGATGAACACAAGCGTCACAGAGGCCAACATCAACGATTGCTGTCGCTTGGATGACGCAAAGGCCACCGCCGAAAAGCAAAAGACAAAAATCCACTTTGAAAGCCTGGAAGGCGATGCCCGGTCGAGATCATCTCCGGACTCTCTGTGCTTTATAACAACATCCACACTTCCCGGAGTATCGAGCATGTCCAGAGCATGACACATTCCGACAAAGCACACGGTCATAACACAGGACATACTGTGATGGCCAATTATTGAGGCTGATAATCAGACTTCGAGACGAGGTCCATGACACGCAAACGGGCCCCACCCATAGACAGAAAAAATCTGATACCGCCCTCAGGGCCATTGGAGTTCAAAGGTCAATGCCTTGGGTTTAGTTGCGAAACCCAACTTGAATGCTTTTGAATGCCGTGTTTTCCCAGATATATAATCGAAATCAAGCGTAAGCTTGGAATACACAAGGTCATAAAATTACATAAGCAACTTCTAAGCAAAGACTTGCAATTAAAATAAATTCAATTACGTATAGTAACTATCCCACCCCTTTTTCGCACCCCGAACTACCTCAAGTCGATGGATGGATACCTCGCCGAGTACACAGAAACGGCAGCATTGATCCCCTTCGGCAACGCAGCTGGTACGTGCGCTCCTGAAATCTGGTACATTCTACTTTGAAAAGCCCTCCGTTCTCCTACCACTCGTAACCCCACTCAACCCACCCCACGTATGAAAAGATTCACCCTACCCTTCACCTGTCTCGCCCTGTGCGCAGCCAATGTGTATGCCGAGGATCCGGAAGCCCCAACTCCAATCCCCGAACCCGCCTCAGCCGACCAAAGTTTCTGGACACAGGAGTACCTGACCGGAGACTGGGGCGGTGTCCGTACCGAACTGGCCGACTATGGGGTCAGCTTCGAGTTTACCAATATCCTGGATTATTACGATGACATCTCCGGCGCGCTCTCCGGCGGTGGAACGGTATTCAACCGCGTCCGCGGCACGATGAACCTCGATCTGGACAAACTGATCGGGTTCACAAATGCCAAGTTCTCCGTCGGCGGCGTCTCGCAGTTTGGCAGCAATTACAACCGCTCCCACTTCGGCGTCTTGACCAACCCCAGCTCAATCGAGGGGGTCAATACCACCCGCTTCGCCCAGATATGGCTGGAGCAAACCCTCTTCGACAACATGCTGACCTACCGCATCGGTAAGGTCGATGGCGTCGGCGCCTTCGGGGCCCAGCCCTACGGCGGAACGTTTATGAACGATGAGTTGGCCTACATCCCCAACCTGCTCTTCGCCGCCGGGCTGCCCTTTGACCCGGCTCAGCAACTCGGAGCCATCATCACTCTGCGCCCCTTCGAAGACAGCCAGCTTGAGGGCACTTACGTCAAGGCCGGTGTCTTCAACACCAACAACAACAACGCGATCAACTTCGATAACATCGGGACGGATTTCAACACGGATGGCCCGGTCGCGGTTGCCGGCGAGATCGGCTATAACTTCGGAGCTACCCCCGCGGATATGCCGGGCTACGTCAAAGCCGGTATCCACCACAACTTCGGCTCGTTCGTCGAAGTTAATTCCCCCAACACCAGCCAGGGTAACACGCTCTTTTACGTCAATGTGGGCAAGACCATCTACAAGTTCGATGAAGACGGTGAGCGCCACCTGGACGCCTCACTTTCTTTCAGCTATGCTCCCAAGCAGAACGTGAACGTCTATCACTACGAAATGACGGCGCTGCTGCGCGCCATC
The Ruficoccus amylovorans DNA segment above includes these coding regions:
- a CDS encoding carbohydrate porin, which encodes MKRFTLPFTCLALCAANVYAEDPEAPTPIPEPASADQSFWTQEYLTGDWGGVRTELADYGVSFEFTNILDYYDDISGALSGGGTVFNRVRGTMNLDLDKLIGFTNAKFSVGGVSQFGSNYNRSHFGVLTNPSSIEGVNTTRFAQIWLEQTLFDNMLTYRIGKVDGVGAFGAQPYGGTFMNDELAYIPNLLFAAGLPFDPAQQLGAIITLRPFEDSQLEGTYVKAGVFNTNNNNAINFDNIGTDFNTDGPVAVAGEIGYNFGATPADMPGYVKAGIHHNFGSFVEVNSPNTSQGNTLFYVNVGKTIYKFDEDGERHLDASLSFSYAPKQNVNVYHYEMTALLRAIGPFASRPFDEAGLGFIAAWLTDDYSNSTPTTGTDPSGNEFTVELTYKARLTPWFTLQPDFQVVVNPNGNGSRSPVYIAGIRNVISF